One window of the Spirochaetia bacterium 38H-sp genome contains the following:
- a CDS encoding methyl-accepting chemotaxis protein, translating to MKLKTRLYILLILVALTMIAITAGTIIRNKIVSNLLELQKRSYKVLKNTQDYISKSKDLLAYDTEIRQDAYIDTILSEWRKQKDTTTNLLIELSNTKARKYLPRDTQDEIEKISAMWNSSVVSFTLIDGLIKSIAESKTIENAQKRGLMQIQIYLYQKKNPNPSDLLKVSQAIKQVQLAIRSSETFVTTRIGKLVETVEQQVAAIEQTTQTILIVLASILIIISAVLIYKMSGSLATRIRRIEQIMGKIKERDLSSKTILELTEGAMAKTQDELGDLAGHITNVLETIKEFLISVQEAAINVEELKDILAGGSTESASALNQISANIESIKKQFDRLDINVEKTTEAIKNIRNNIEDTVKNISYQAQNIAESSTAIEEMNASVHHVANLAKDRKERANKLLETIRDGGEKLSNTNDIIVSIYREISDIQEIIQIIDTVAEQTNLLSMNAAIESAHAGDAGRGFAVVAEEIRKLAESTGEHASRIGQSLGRITDRIQDALHSSEESHSSFENINKEVMDFATALEEIASSMTELSTASTAILETTHKISAITQQIEEEAGQMTKGAQEIYQAAEGSRSISTEVSRGLTEIERGTKEILQAVNTISDLAQESRDRMSKLHGVVETFRVDNNTVD from the coding sequence ATGAAGCTAAAAACAAGATTGTATATTCTCCTTATACTGGTAGCACTTACCATGATAGCAATAACAGCAGGAACTATCATAAGAAATAAAATTGTATCCAATTTATTGGAATTACAGAAAAGGTCATATAAAGTACTAAAAAACACACAAGACTATATATCAAAAAGCAAGGATTTATTGGCCTATGATACAGAAATAAGACAAGATGCATATATAGATACCATTCTCTCAGAATGGAGAAAACAAAAGGACACGACAACCAATCTTCTTATAGAACTCAGCAACACAAAGGCAAGAAAATATTTACCAAGAGATACTCAGGATGAAATAGAAAAAATATCAGCTATGTGGAACTCTAGTGTTGTAAGCTTTACATTGATAGATGGTCTTATAAAGAGCATAGCAGAGTCAAAAACAATAGAAAATGCTCAGAAACGCGGACTTATGCAGATACAGATCTATCTCTATCAGAAAAAAAATCCTAACCCATCCGATTTATTAAAAGTGAGTCAGGCAATAAAACAGGTGCAATTGGCAATTAGATCCTCAGAAACCTTCGTTACTACACGCATAGGAAAGCTTGTAGAAACGGTAGAACAACAGGTTGCAGCCATAGAACAAACCACTCAAACCATCCTTATAGTTCTTGCATCAATACTCATAATAATCTCCGCAGTTCTTATCTACAAGATGAGTGGCTCTCTTGCAACAAGGATAAGAAGAATAGAACAAATCATGGGTAAAATCAAAGAACGAGACTTATCATCAAAAACTATATTGGAACTCACAGAAGGAGCCATGGCAAAAACACAGGACGAGCTAGGAGATCTTGCCGGTCATATCACCAATGTGCTTGAGACTATCAAAGAATTCCTCATATCAGTACAAGAAGCAGCAATTAATGTAGAAGAGCTCAAGGATATCCTTGCAGGTGGTTCTACCGAGTCGGCATCGGCTCTTAACCAAATAAGTGCTAACATAGAATCTATAAAGAAGCAATTTGACAGACTTGATATCAATGTGGAAAAGACCACTGAAGCCATAAAAAATATAAGGAACAACATAGAAGATACCGTAAAAAACATATCCTATCAAGCTCAAAACATAGCAGAAAGCTCAACTGCAATAGAAGAGATGAATGCATCCGTACATCATGTGGCAAACTTGGCGAAGGATAGAAAAGAAAGAGCAAATAAGCTTCTTGAAACAATACGAGACGGGGGAGAAAAACTCAGCAATACCAACGATATAATAGTATCAATATACAGAGAAATATCGGATATACAGGAGATAATCCAGATAATAGATACTGTTGCGGAGCAGACAAACCTTTTGTCAATGAATGCCGCAATAGAAAGTGCACATGCAGGAGATGCAGGGCGCGGTTTTGCAGTTGTTGCGGAAGAAATAAGGAAACTGGCAGAATCTACGGGAGAACATGCCAGCAGAATAGGACAATCCCTTGGAAGAATAACGGACAGAATACAGGACGCACTGCATTCAAGCGAGGAAAGCCACAGTTCTTTTGAAAACATCAATAAAGAAGTCATGGATTTTGCTACCGCATTAGAGGAGATCGCAAGCAGCATGACAGAATTAAGTACGGCAAGTACGGCCATACTTGAGACAACACATAAAATATCTGCAATTACTCAACAGATAGAAGAAGAAGCAGGACAGATGACAAAAGGTGCTCAGGAGATATATCAGGCAGCAGAGGGTTCCAGAAGCATATCAACAGAAGTATCGAGGGGACTTACGGAGATAGAAAGAGGAACAAAGGAAATACTTCAGGCAGTAAATACAATAAGTGATCTTGCACAGGAGAGCAGAGACAGAATGTCAAAGCTTCATGGAGTTGTAGAAACATTTAGAGTGGACAACAATACTGTGGATTAA
- a CDS encoding glycosyl transferase, protein MEYGHFEGREYVITNPHTPVKWINYIGTIDFGGYVDHTGGMLLCKGDPAVNRITKYITQMPASDFKGSTVYIRANIDGKTVIYSPYYVPTLHEYDLYECRVGLGYSRFIMEYKGIRTEITVFVPDGESVAIQDIKIKNIGNKRIESLDVIPVVEYSHFDALKQLTNADWVPQTMTSKAIGKPGDLLVLRQCAFMMVGVAENFFTSNRPVSSYEADRKLFLGKNEYGTWAMPASLEKDEFSSQDILRGDNVGALMHHLGALEKGAEDRIIVQLGQVESVESSMALIDRFRKEEEVDKALADIEKFWEDFLSVCHVETGDEDFDTLINTHNPRQCFITLNWSRYLSYYQLGYGARGIGVRDSSQDVMAVIAGAPDRARRLLEMIISVQCRDGSSMHQFNPKTMIASNGDAHEMDDRPDYYGDDHLWLILAVSQYLKETGDYDFLKKEIPFYEKDKQGNPVEKATVLEHLERALEFTKTHTGKHGLPLLGFADWNDTVNLRTGAESVFIAHQFSLASREMAELFSYLGDNEKSQKYLSYAEEMKETVNREAWDGKWYVRYFDYDGSPIGSNKNDKGKIYTNAQSWAVMSGNADGQRAKTALESVYELLNTPYGIKLSMPGYDHYDPNIGGVSTYPPGAKENGGIFLHANPWVMIAETIVGNGDRAYQYHSQLNPIKKNNDIDTYEVEPYVFCQNILSNEHPNAGLGRNSWLSGTSSWMYQAATQYMLGIRPSHYGLVIDPCIPSSWDKISIKRRFRGKVYNIIIKNPAGVSKGIKSCTLDGKGIEIGDGKVIIPVPSSAECNVEVVLG, encoded by the coding sequence ATGGAATACGGACATTTTGAGGGACGGGAGTATGTTATTACCAATCCCCATACTCCTGTAAAGTGGATTAACTACATAGGTACTATAGATTTTGGTGGTTATGTCGACCATACGGGTGGTATGCTTCTGTGTAAGGGTGATCCGGCTGTAAATAGGATAACCAAGTATATAACCCAAATGCCTGCTTCTGATTTTAAGGGATCCACGGTTTATATCAGGGCTAATATAGACGGAAAAACCGTAATATATTCTCCTTATTATGTTCCTACTTTACATGAGTATGATTTATACGAGTGTCGAGTAGGGTTGGGATATTCCAGGTTTATAATGGAATATAAAGGCATAAGAACAGAAATAACCGTGTTTGTTCCGGATGGGGAGTCTGTTGCAATACAGGATATAAAGATAAAGAATATTGGTAATAAAAGAATAGAGAGCTTGGATGTTATTCCTGTAGTGGAGTATTCTCACTTTGACGCTCTTAAGCAGCTTACCAATGCTGACTGGGTTCCTCAGACTATGACGAGTAAGGCTATTGGCAAACCTGGCGACCTTCTTGTTCTTCGTCAGTGTGCTTTTATGATGGTTGGAGTGGCAGAAAATTTCTTTACTTCCAATAGACCTGTTTCTTCTTATGAAGCTGACAGAAAACTTTTTCTTGGAAAGAATGAGTATGGGACATGGGCAATGCCTGCTTCTCTGGAGAAGGACGAGTTCTCTTCTCAGGATATATTGAGAGGAGATAACGTAGGTGCCCTGATGCATCATCTAGGTGCTTTAGAGAAGGGTGCGGAGGATCGTATTATTGTCCAGTTGGGACAGGTTGAGTCCGTAGAATCTTCTATGGCACTTATAGATAGGTTTAGAAAAGAAGAAGAAGTCGATAAGGCTCTTGCTGATATAGAAAAGTTCTGGGAAGATTTCTTGTCCGTGTGTCATGTGGAAACCGGGGATGAGGATTTTGATACTCTTATCAATACTCATAATCCCAGGCAGTGTTTTATTACTCTCAATTGGTCAAGATATCTGTCTTATTATCAGCTGGGATACGGTGCAAGAGGCATAGGAGTGCGAGATTCCAGCCAGGATGTTATGGCTGTCATAGCTGGAGCTCCTGATAGGGCTAGAAGGCTCCTTGAGATGATAATATCAGTACAATGCAGAGACGGTTCTTCCATGCATCAGTTTAACCCCAAGACTATGATTGCTTCCAATGGCGATGCACATGAGATGGATGATAGGCCGGATTACTATGGTGATGACCATCTTTGGCTTATTTTGGCTGTTTCTCAGTATCTTAAGGAAACAGGGGATTATGATTTTCTCAAAAAGGAAATCCCGTTTTACGAAAAGGATAAACAAGGTAATCCTGTAGAAAAGGCTACTGTTCTGGAACATCTTGAGAGGGCTTTGGAGTTTACAAAGACTCATACTGGTAAGCACGGTCTTCCTCTTCTTGGATTTGCGGATTGGAACGATACTGTCAACTTGAGAACAGGTGCTGAGTCTGTTTTTATAGCACATCAATTTTCTCTTGCGTCAAGAGAAATGGCTGAGCTTTTCTCTTATCTGGGAGATAATGAAAAGTCACAAAAGTATCTGTCTTATGCAGAAGAGATGAAAGAGACAGTAAACAGAGAAGCCTGGGATGGTAAGTGGTATGTTAGGTATTTTGATTATGATGGGAGTCCCATAGGAAGCAATAAGAATGATAAAGGAAAGATATATACCAATGCTCAATCATGGGCTGTTATGAGTGGTAATGCGGATGGACAGAGGGCAAAGACAGCTTTGGAGTCAGTGTATGAGCTTCTTAATACTCCTTATGGAATCAAACTCAGTATGCCGGGATATGACCACTATGATCCTAATATAGGAGGGGTAAGTACATATCCTCCCGGTGCAAAAGAAAACGGAGGGATATTTCTCCATGCTAACCCGTGGGTTATGATAGCAGAGACTATAGTAGGTAACGGCGATAGGGCATATCAGTATCATTCTCAGCTTAATCCTATAAAGAAGAATAATGATATAGATACTTATGAGGTTGAGCCTTATGTCTTCTGCCAGAATATTCTCTCCAATGAGCATCCCAATGCAGGCCTGGGGAGGAACAGCTGGTTGAGTGGAACATCCAGTTGGATGTATCAGGCAGCAACTCAGTATATGCTTGGTATAAGGCCTTCTCATTATGGGCTTGTAATAGATCCATGTATCCCCTCTTCCTGGGATAAGATATCTATCAAGAGAAGGTTTAGGGGCAAGGTTTATAATATTATCATTAAGAATCCTGCCGGCGTATCAAAGGGTATCAAATCATGCACTCTTGATGGCAAAGGCATAGAAATAGGCGATGGAAAAGTTATCATACCTGTTCCTTCTTCTGCGGAGTGTAATGTAGAAGTAGTACTGGGGTAA
- the ychF gene encoding redox-regulated ATPase YchF produces MALNCGIVGLPNVGKSTIFSAITSAPAEAANYPFCTIDPNVGIVNVPDNRLYRIAEFIPPEKIIPATMEFVDIAGLVKGASEGEGLGNKFLSHIREVGIIAHIVRCFDDPDVVHVSGKVNPLEDIETITTELALADLDTVHKRLAKLEKQKKAHDKTQAKQAEITIPILERISKHLSTGQPARTLGLDKEELALISDLFLLTTKKQIYVCNVSEQDINKEDNTYVKQVKELAKTENADVLVLCGKLEAEIAALDNPEERKIFLEEAGLVEPALNQLIRAAYHTLGLRTFFTAGPKEVRAWTFPEGITAQKAAGIIHSDFEKGFIKAEVYHCEDLFTLGSEQKVKEAGKLRMEGRDYIVKDGDIMFFKFNV; encoded by the coding sequence ATGGCATTAAACTGTGGAATAGTAGGATTACCCAACGTAGGAAAGTCAACAATTTTTTCTGCAATAACAAGTGCACCCGCAGAAGCAGCAAACTACCCCTTCTGTACAATAGATCCCAACGTGGGAATAGTAAACGTCCCGGACAATAGGCTTTATAGGATAGCCGAGTTTATACCTCCGGAAAAAATAATACCAGCAACAATGGAGTTTGTAGACATAGCAGGGCTAGTAAAAGGAGCATCCGAGGGAGAAGGACTTGGCAATAAGTTTCTATCACACATAAGGGAAGTGGGAATAATAGCACACATAGTACGCTGTTTTGACGATCCCGATGTTGTACATGTGAGTGGCAAAGTTAACCCTCTGGAAGACATAGAAACAATAACAACCGAGCTAGCACTAGCGGACCTCGATACAGTACACAAAAGACTGGCAAAACTGGAAAAACAAAAAAAAGCTCACGATAAAACGCAGGCAAAACAGGCAGAAATAACAATCCCTATTCTGGAAAGGATATCAAAACATCTTTCCACAGGCCAGCCAGCAAGGACATTGGGCCTTGATAAAGAAGAACTTGCTCTCATATCGGATCTTTTTCTTCTTACCACTAAAAAGCAGATATACGTCTGCAACGTATCGGAACAGGATATCAATAAAGAAGACAATACATATGTAAAACAGGTAAAAGAACTTGCAAAGACAGAGAATGCGGACGTTCTGGTATTATGTGGAAAACTGGAAGCAGAAATAGCAGCTCTTGACAATCCAGAAGAAAGAAAAATATTCCTAGAGGAAGCAGGCCTTGTAGAGCCTGCACTCAATCAGCTCATAAGAGCAGCTTATCATACACTAGGTCTCAGGACATTTTTTACTGCTGGCCCCAAAGAGGTGCGGGCTTGGACTTTTCCAGAAGGTATCACGGCACAAAAAGCAGCAGGCATTATACATTCTGATTTTGAAAAGGGTTTTATCAAGGCAGAAGTATACCACTGTGAAGACCTTTTTACTCTTGGTTCAGAGCAAAAGGTAAAGGAAGCCGGAAAGCTTAGAATGGAAGGTCGAGATTATATAGTAAAAGATGGCGATATTATGTTCTTTAAATTCAATGTATAA
- a CDS encoding GH1 family beta-glucosidase, whose product MHKSFPDDFLWGVATASYQVEGATDVDGRSPSIWDTFSSTPGKVKFGHTGERSAQQYYKYKEDVRLMAELGVGSYRFSLSWPRIIPAKDGRVNQKGLDYYNRLIDELLSYGIKPNITLFHWDLPQYLEDDGGWLNRDTAYRFADYAKVCFDAFGDRVDMWATLNEPSVFTALGYGMGVHAPGKADWSLVPKVQHNLYLGHGLAVKAFRDGGYKGKIGIVQAIMTGRAATNREEDLEALDVYRDGARMYMDPLFGRGYPERLLKRHNITMDIENDDLEIISASLDYLGLNYYFEHVIKASADDPRGFTEAKTHYRRTAMGWPVVPQGLKRLLHWVNDNYSVKEIYITENGAAYNDVLAEDMESVHDEERIEYLKGHFKACAESVREGIPLKGYFLWSFIDNFEWAFGYTKRFGIVYCDYLDGRRVPKDSYYYYREVISGNEVF is encoded by the coding sequence ATGCATAAATCTTTTCCGGATGATTTTCTATGGGGTGTTGCGACTGCAAGTTATCAGGTGGAGGGTGCTACGGATGTGGACGGGAGAAGTCCTAGTATATGGGATACTTTTTCTTCTACTCCCGGTAAGGTTAAGTTTGGCCATACTGGGGAGAGATCTGCTCAGCAGTACTATAAGTATAAGGAAGATGTCAGGCTCATGGCAGAGCTTGGTGTGGGTTCTTACAGGTTTTCTTTGTCCTGGCCAAGGATTATTCCGGCCAAGGATGGCAGGGTAAATCAAAAAGGGCTTGATTATTATAACAGGCTTATAGATGAGCTTTTATCTTATGGTATAAAGCCTAATATTACTCTTTTCCATTGGGATTTACCTCAATATTTAGAGGATGATGGGGGTTGGTTAAACCGTGATACTGCTTATAGGTTTGCGGATTATGCCAAGGTTTGTTTTGATGCTTTTGGTGACAGAGTGGATATGTGGGCGACTCTCAATGAGCCTTCTGTTTTTACTGCTCTTGGTTATGGTATGGGAGTGCATGCGCCGGGAAAGGCTGACTGGTCGCTTGTTCCCAAGGTGCAGCATAATTTGTATTTGGGACATGGTCTTGCTGTCAAGGCTTTTCGTGATGGCGGATATAAAGGAAAGATTGGGATTGTTCAGGCAATAATGACAGGCCGTGCCGCTACCAACAGAGAAGAGGATCTCGAAGCTTTGGATGTATATCGTGACGGTGCAAGGATGTATATGGATCCTCTTTTTGGTAGAGGATATCCAGAGCGTTTACTAAAAAGACATAATATTACTATGGATATTGAGAATGATGATCTTGAGATTATTTCTGCTTCCCTGGATTATCTGGGACTTAACTATTATTTTGAGCATGTTATCAAGGCTTCTGCTGATGATCCCAGGGGCTTTACCGAGGCAAAGACCCATTACAGGAGAACTGCTATGGGCTGGCCTGTTGTACCTCAAGGGCTTAAAAGACTTCTTCACTGGGTAAATGATAATTATTCTGTAAAAGAGATTTATATTACGGAGAATGGTGCAGCTTATAATGATGTTCTTGCCGAGGATATGGAGTCTGTACACGATGAAGAGCGTATAGAATATCTTAAGGGGCATTTTAAGGCCTGTGCAGAATCTGTAAGAGAAGGGATTCCTTTAAAAGGGTATTTTCTCTGGTCATTCATAGATAATTTTGAATGGGCTTTTGGCTATACCAAGCGTTTTGGGATTGTTTACTGTGACTATCTGGATGGGAGAAGGGTTCCCAAGGATAGTTATTATTATTATAGAGAGGTAATCTCAGGTAACGAAGTTTTTTAG
- a CDS encoding PQQ-binding-like beta-propeller repeat protein, whose translation MKKMYLLLVIFTIILLFSCSKTDKESISQPVVEETPVEEISLPETGEVSVIYVEGNVYYKQDENWEPVFIGDILTLGDEIKTEDGICELQFGERAVVRLDYNTVVAMERLVGSGGDMDARVGVSEGSLVAKVEKLVGNERFKVRTPTTTCGVRGTAFRVKTDKEGKTQLAVKEGAVRVIPAPIDMDVVKDKAEIAGEEMVALVAEIEDNAPLVLPDQEIKIEPEEAKQTAEVIAKVKAVVNSEAIKKANDNPEKKEILDKIEKQDMELVEPAEPVKAVESAVSENISVSRDEIKKSSVYFASVKEDINPISDEHKEALEAADEMKVYAAVEIEKEQKKPVAFLLEVEPRDSEIIINGIGKISGGKFQKLFDPGTSLSVSIRREGYIGQTLDIDLPDSGGKSIKVKLKKEEKPLMDIMLKAEPSDARIFINNKNVAQGEYTSKIKKGEKLSVRIEKEGYRTETLQLDVSNNISKKIVLVPEEKSLSIRLTVEPTEAEIYIGDELVGKGFAEISGKKGDSLNIEVKANGYQPERLSLELADNLPAEKKIVLKKQRESIKVKVSPEDAKIFLGKREVGTGEADIKPDSNNIELIVKRPGYAPHAFNLSETQEDIINVVLTPRPLVASKQIPGAKTFVRSIVGNRGTIIGVDKTGTIWAVSSEGRLLWSFPTKNNNNENILPVINKDRVYVSGPKEFVILDIISGAPVYRQDLTGKAAHIFGRHIVADENILLYPEDDRLLVLNASTGQKHREISLPESSRMSPAIINGYAYIVTERGKLLKISLKDNNIESVDTSLVQPVAISPVVKGDSLYVIDRRGTLMSLDTKSLSLSWKNKITGDLSSFTEPVVGEKIYIFNEHKIYAVSPADGKVSYTISGAAASPAITGSLLVYPSEDGKLKLCEQSSGATLAELYMGEAASAAPHARGEWIYVPTASGKIYIYNIAHYLK comes from the coding sequence ATGAAAAAAATGTATCTTCTGTTGGTTATTTTCACCATTATCTTACTCTTTTCCTGTTCTAAAACAGATAAAGAAAGTATTTCTCAACCTGTGGTAGAGGAAACACCAGTAGAGGAGATAAGTCTCCCCGAGACAGGCGAAGTCAGTGTTATATATGTGGAAGGTAATGTGTACTACAAACAGGATGAAAACTGGGAACCTGTTTTCATAGGTGATATTCTTACTCTTGGAGATGAGATCAAAACAGAGGACGGTATCTGCGAACTCCAGTTTGGAGAAAGAGCTGTAGTAAGGCTGGATTATAACACTGTTGTTGCGATGGAGAGGCTTGTTGGTTCTGGCGGGGATATGGATGCCAGAGTAGGGGTTTCTGAAGGTTCTCTTGTTGCCAAGGTAGAAAAACTTGTGGGAAACGAGCGTTTTAAGGTCAGGACTCCTACTACAACATGTGGAGTAAGAGGAACAGCGTTTAGAGTCAAGACGGATAAAGAGGGAAAAACTCAACTTGCTGTAAAAGAAGGAGCTGTAAGGGTCATACCTGCTCCTATTGATATGGATGTTGTAAAAGATAAAGCCGAGATAGCAGGTGAGGAAATGGTCGCTCTTGTAGCAGAAATAGAGGATAATGCACCTCTTGTTCTGCCCGATCAGGAAATAAAAATAGAACCGGAAGAAGCAAAACAGACAGCAGAAGTAATTGCAAAAGTAAAGGCCGTAGTCAATTCGGAAGCCATAAAGAAAGCAAACGACAATCCGGAGAAAAAAGAGATCCTTGATAAGATAGAAAAACAGGACATGGAGCTTGTGGAACCGGCAGAACCTGTAAAAGCAGTAGAGAGTGCTGTATCTGAGAATATATCCGTGAGCCGGGATGAGATAAAAAAATCGTCCGTATATTTTGCTTCTGTAAAAGAGGATATAAATCCAATATCGGATGAACACAAAGAAGCTCTTGAAGCAGCAGATGAAATGAAGGTTTATGCAGCTGTTGAGATAGAAAAAGAGCAGAAAAAACCCGTGGCTTTCCTGCTGGAAGTAGAGCCGCGTGATTCTGAGATCATTATCAATGGGATAGGCAAAATATCTGGAGGAAAGTTCCAGAAACTCTTTGATCCAGGAACGTCCTTATCTGTAAGTATAAGAAGAGAAGGATATATTGGCCAGACTCTGGATATAGACCTGCCTGATAGTGGAGGAAAATCCATAAAAGTAAAGCTTAAAAAAGAAGAAAAACCTCTTATGGATATTATGCTCAAGGCAGAACCTTCTGATGCCAGAATATTTATAAACAATAAGAATGTTGCGCAAGGGGAATACACGTCAAAAATCAAAAAAGGTGAAAAACTCAGTGTAAGAATTGAGAAAGAAGGATATAGGACAGAAACACTGCAGCTTGATGTCAGCAATAATATAAGTAAAAAAATAGTACTTGTTCCTGAGGAAAAATCGCTAAGCATAAGACTTACTGTAGAACCTACAGAAGCAGAAATATACATAGGTGATGAGCTTGTTGGCAAAGGCTTTGCTGAGATATCCGGAAAAAAGGGAGATAGCCTCAACATAGAAGTAAAAGCCAATGGATATCAACCGGAGAGATTAAGCTTGGAGCTTGCAGATAATCTGCCTGCAGAAAAAAAGATAGTGCTCAAAAAGCAAAGAGAATCTATCAAAGTCAAGGTTTCTCCAGAAGATGCAAAGATTTTTCTAGGTAAAAGAGAAGTAGGTACGGGAGAAGCAGATATAAAACCTGATTCTAACAATATTGAGCTCATAGTAAAGCGTCCGGGCTATGCTCCCCATGCGTTTAATCTATCGGAGACCCAAGAAGATATTATAAACGTAGTACTTACTCCCAGACCGCTTGTTGCGTCAAAGCAAATACCAGGTGCAAAAACCTTTGTAAGGAGCATAGTAGGAAACAGAGGCACGATTATTGGTGTGGACAAGACAGGAACAATATGGGCTGTGTCTTCTGAAGGAAGGTTGTTGTGGAGTTTTCCAACCAAGAACAATAATAACGAAAACATTTTGCCTGTTATAAATAAAGACAGAGTGTATGTCTCTGGTCCCAAAGAATTTGTCATACTTGACATTATCTCCGGTGCACCTGTTTACAGACAGGACCTTACCGGCAAAGCTGCACATATCTTTGGTCGTCATATTGTAGCGGATGAAAATATACTCCTTTATCCCGAGGATGACAGACTGCTTGTACTCAATGCTAGCACTGGGCAGAAACACAGAGAAATATCTCTGCCTGAGTCTTCCAGAATGTCCCCTGCTATAATAAACGGCTACGCCTATATCGTTACCGAGCGAGGGAAGCTGCTAAAAATATCCCTCAAAGACAACAATATCGAGAGTGTGGATACAAGCCTTGTCCAGCCAGTCGCAATAAGCCCAGTAGTAAAGGGAGATAGCCTTTATGTGATTGACAGACGTGGAACCCTTATGAGTCTGGATACTAAGAGCCTATCCCTATCGTGGAAGAACAAGATAACAGGGGATTTGAGCAGCTTCACAGAACCAGTTGTAGGAGAAAAAATATATATCTTTAATGAACATAAAATTTATGCGGTTTCTCCTGCTGACGGAAAAGTTTCTTATACCATTTCCGGAGCAGCAGCTTCCCCAGCCATAACCGGCAGCTTACTTGTATATCCCTCAGAAGACGGAAAGCTCAAGCTTTGCGAGCAGTCAAGCGGTGCAACCCTAGCCGAGCTTTATATGGGAGAAGCAGCTAGTGCTGCCCCGCATGCAAGGGGAGAGTGGATATACGTACCTACAGCCAGCGGAAAAATATACATATATAACATTGCACATTATTTAAAATAA